A portion of the Punica granatum isolate Tunisia-2019 chromosome 7, ASM765513v2, whole genome shotgun sequence genome contains these proteins:
- the LOC116214396 gene encoding uncharacterized protein LOC116214396: MSVKDYVMEFEMLSMRCELNEPREHTITLFIGGLNKEIADVVELQPYVYLEDVIKLASKVEKQRKRDKLNASRVFNSKPVVASSVNKGSTSKWNAQQNEVGAHRPQAEETKGREKHTDPQHPVRS; the protein is encoded by the coding sequence ATGTCCGTTAAAGATTATGTTATGGAGTTCGAAATGTTGTCGATGAGATGCGAACTGAATGAGCCACGGGAGCATACTATTACTCTATTTATTGGTGgcttgaacaaggaaattgcAGATGTTGTGGAGTTACAACCCTATGTATATCTAGAAGATGTGATTAAGCTGGCCAGTAAGGTGGAAAAGCAGCGAAAACGCGACAAACTCAATGCATCACGGGTGTTTAACTCTAAACCAGTGGTTGCTAGTTCGGTCAACAAAGGGTCTACTTCAAAGTGGAATGCACAGCAGAATGAAGTGGGCGCTCATAGGCCTCAAGCTGAGGAGACAAAGGGAAGGGAGAAGCACACTGATCCGCAACACCCTGTTCGGAGCTGA
- the LOC116212740 gene encoding protein CHUP1, chloroplastic-like, whose amino-acid sequence MRDEVSVSVSNENHGHPRALRFANQNQMPRPQNIKQSANSSRLRSASSWGSQIVKNFDKKTKKLPLLSSDPAAQNNSSSVPSHPRVKRSLIGDLSCSASPAKVHPTHRRSSSSSGSRDLLVELDQLRSLLQESKERECKLQAELSVCRRSLEREVALKRAEAEELARKVDSLEHEKSSLSEQLAALTAEGSSAPLRREDSENSSAGSRNLEMEVVELRRLNKELQLQKRNLAFRLSSLESQLASLTKASESDNVEKIKAEASLLRHTNEDLCKQVEGLQMSRLNEVEELAYLRWVNSCLRNELRNFGSDLSSECESSPSSAETFSVKSYESSDYSNSGKKMSLVKKLKKWPIMSEDLSSSDRIESRLDKNWVHLDDDRSPRRHSISGTKCSSDEIKSSKRRQSDGFMLVERSMESFPQQKLDWSVNCQEISKLATPFEIEKRMLRIANPPPRPSCCSIANEPKKESAPQIPAPPPPPPPPPPPPPPPPMARSAGKGTPGKVKRAPQVVEFYHSLMKRDSRKDASSGGVCDAADVANVRSSMIGEIENRSSYLLAIKADVETQGEFVNSLIREVNDAVYQNIEDVVAFVKWLDDELCFLVDERAVLKHFDWPEKKADTLREAAFGHRDLKKLESEVCYYKDDPRLPCDIALKKIVALSEKMERTVYNLLRTRESLMRNCKEFRIPVDWMLDNGIISKIKFGAVKLAQKYMKRVAMELQSKAAPDKDPAMDYMLLQGVRFAFRIHQFAGGFDSETMQAFEELRNLACLLNKN is encoded by the exons ATGAGGGACGAAGTATCCGTTTCGGTGTCGAATGAGAACCACGGTCACCCGAGGGCTCTGCGGTTCGCCAACCAGAATCAGATGCCGAGGCCTCAGAACATCAAGCAGAGCGCCAATTCCTCGAGGCTGCGATCAGCCTCCTCGTGGGGGTCGCAGATAGTCAAGAACTTCGACAAGAAGACCAAGAAGCTCCCGCTCCTCTCCTCGGACCCGGCCGCCCAGAATAACTCTTCTTCCGTGCCGTCTCATCCGCGTGTCAAGCGGTCGCTGATCGGCGACCTGTCCTGCTCGGCCAGCCCGGCGAAGGTCCACCCGACGCACCGCCGGAGTTCCTCCTCTTCTGGGTCCCGCGACCTACTTGTTGAGTTGGACCAGTTGAGGTCCCTTCTTCAAGAGTCCAAGGAAAGGGAGTGCAAGCTCCAGGCTGAGCTGTCTGTGTGCAGGAGGAGCCTCGAGAGGGAAGTGGCATTGAAGAGGGCAGAGGCGGAGGAGCTAGCGAGGAAAGTCGACTCGCTCGAGCATGAGAAGTCGAGCTTGTCCGAGCAACTGGCTGCTCTGACTGCTGAGGGAAGTAGTGCTCCACTGAGGAGAGAGGACAGCGAGAACTCCTCCGCGGGGTCAAGGAATCTCGAGATGGAGGTCGTCGAGCTGAGGAGGCTGAACAAAGAGTTGCAGCTGCAGAAGAGGAACCTCGCTTTCCGGCTCTCTTCTCTGGAGTCTCAGCTTGCTAGTCTTACGAAAGCTTCGGAG AGTGACAATGTAGAGAAGATTAAAGCTGAAGCTTCGCTACTGAGACACACGAATGAAGACCTGTGCAAACAAGTTGAAGGTCTACAGATGAGCCGATTAAATGAGGTCGAGGAGCTCGCATACCTGAGATGGGTAAACTCCTGTTTAAGAAACGAGCTACGAAACTTTGGGTCGGACTTGAGCTCCGAGTGCGAATCAAGCCCCAGTTCAGCTGAAACATTTTCTGTAAAAAGTTACGAGTCTTCGGATTACAGTAATAGTGGAAAGAAAATGAGCCTTGTAAAGAAGTTGAAGAAATGGCCTATTATGAGTGAGGACTTGTCGAGCTCGGATCGCATTGAGAGCAGATTGGATAAGAACTGGGTCCATTTGGACGATGATAGAAGTCCCAGGAGGCATTCCATAAGCGGGACTAAGTGCAGCTCCGATGAGATAAAGTCGAGTAAGAGAAGGCAATCTGATGGATTCATGCTGGTTGAGAGGAGTATGGAGTCGTTTCCTCAGCAAAAACTTGATTGGAGCGTGAATTGCCAAGAAATCAGTAAACTAGCCACCCCTTTTGAGATTGAGAAGAGGATGTTGAGGATAGCGAACCCACCTCCTAGGCCTTCTTGTTGTTCCATAGCCAACGAGCCAAAGAAAGAGTCAGCACCTCAAATTCCGGCGCCTCCACCACCACCGCCGCCGCCACCGCCACCTCCCCCACCGCCTCCAATGGCCAGGTCAGCAGGCAAGGGTACTCCAGGAAAGGTGAAGCGGGCACCACAAGTGGTTGAGTTTTATCATTCCCTCATGAAGAGGGATTCTAGAAAAGATGCTTCCAGTGGGGGAGTTTGCGATGCAGCAGATGTTGCTAATGTTCGGAGCAGCATGATTGGAGAAATCGAGAACCGATCTTCCTATTTGCTTGCT ATAAAGGCAGATGTTGAGACACAAGGAGAATTTGTCAACTCGTTGATAAGAGAGGTGAACGATGCGGTCTATCAGAACATTGAAGATGTTGTGGCCTTCGTCAAGTGGCTTGATGACGAACTTTGCTTCCTC GTTGATGAGCGGGCAGTTCTGAAGCACTTCGACTGGCCAGAGAAGAAGGCCGACACGTTACGAGAAGCAGCCTTCGGCCACAGGGACCTCAAGAAGCTTGAGTCTGAAGTCTGTTACTACAAAGATGATCCTCGGTTGCCTTGTGATATTGCTCTCAAGAAAATCGTTGCTTTGTCTGAGAA GATGGAAAGGACTGTGTACAACCTTCTTCGGACGAGGGAGTCTCTTATGCGTAATTGCAAGGAGTTCCGAATTCCGGTTGACTGGATGTTGGACAATGGCATCATAAGCAAG ATAAAGTTTGGTGCAGTAAAGTTGGCTCAGAAGTACATGAAGAGGGTGGCAATGGAACTCCAATCGAAGGCTGCGCCGGATAAAGACCCTGCAATGGACTACATGCTCCTCCAAGGAGTGAGATTCGCTTTTAGAATCCACCAG TTTGCTGGTGGGTTCGATTCGGAAACAATGCAGGCGTTTGAAGAGCTCCGGAATCTCGCTTGCCTACTCAACAAGAACTAG